Proteins from one Impatiens glandulifera chromosome 2, dImpGla2.1, whole genome shotgun sequence genomic window:
- the LOC124928076 gene encoding protein ANTAGONIST OF LIKE HETEROCHROMATIN PROTEIN 1-like: protein MEVSAFSFLNQEDYNNNNMVDQDINNNGNNPIMKTTTDFDTESSDKAAPSFDEILATFTHNNWAVDTGFDSFTNQIPQPINDYVDNSHGSSSFSDFKDNKNNKRSRKETPESSSGQHQQQRRLWVKNRSNAWWEQCNSPDFPEDEFRKAFRMSKSTFELICNELDSAVTKKNTMLRLAIPVRQRVAVCIWRLATGEPLRLVSKRFGLGISTCHKLVLEVCSAIKTVLMPKFLQWPDENKLNEIRSEFESISGIPNVCGSIYTTHIPIIAPKISVAAYFNKRHTERNQKTSYSITVQGLVDPKGVFSDVCIGWPGSMPDDKILEKSALLQRANNGALKDQWVVGNSSYPLMDWLLVPYGHQNITWTQHAFNDKIAKVQEVAKEAFGRLKGRWSCLQKRTEVKLMDLPVVLGACCVLHNICEMRGETMEPELKVELFDDEMSPENPVRSASSMQARDQFAHNLLHRNHAASHDLYFVGQ, encoded by the coding sequence ATGGAAGTCTCTGCATTCTCTTTTCTTAATCAGGAAGattacaacaacaacaatatgGTCGACCAAGACATTAATAATAATGGAAATAACCCAATTATGAAGACAACAACAGATTTTGATACTGAATCATCAGACAAAGCAGCGCCGTCCTTCGATGAAATCCTCGCAACATTTACGCACAACAACTGGGCTGTAGACACCGGTTTCGATTCATTCACCAATCAGATACCTCAACCCATTAATGATTATGTCGATAACTCACATGGGTCATCGTCATTTTCTGATTTCAAAGATAACAAGAACAACAAACGGTCTCGCAAGGAAACCCCCGAAAGCAGCAGCGGCCAACACCAACAGCAAAGGAGATTGTGGGTGAAGAACAGGTCGAATGCGTGGTGGGAACAGTGTAATTCACCTGATTTCCCTGAAGATGAATTTCGGAAGGCATTTCGGATGAGTAAATCGACTTTCGAATTGATATGTAACGAGCTCGATTCAGCTGTCACTAAGAAGAACACGATGCTTCGCCTTGCAATACCAGTCCGGCAACGCGTCGCCGTATGCATATGGAGGTTGGCGACTGGGGAGCCTCTGCGTCTCGTCTCGAAGCGATTCGGGTTGGGAATTTCAACCTGTCATAAGCTAGTACTCGAGGTTTGTTCCGCTATTAAAACTGTTCTCATGCCCAAATTCCTGCAATGGCCAGACGAAAACAAATTGAACGAAATCAGATCTGAATTCGAATCCATTTCAGGGATTCCAAACGTTTGTGGATCGATTTACACAACCCATATCCCAATTATAGCTCCTAAGATAAGCGTGGCAGCCTATTTCAACAAACGTCACACAGAGAGAAATCAAAAGACATCTTACTCAATAACAGTTCAAGGCCTGGTTGATCCGAAGGGAGTATTCAGCGATGTTTGTATCGGCTGGCCGGGTTCTATGCCGGACGATAAGATTCTAGAGAAATCAGCTTTATTACAGAGGGCAAACAACGGAGCACTGAAAGATCAATGGGTTGTGGGTAATTCAAGTTACCCATTAATGGATTGGCTGTTGGTTCCATATGGGCATCAGAATATAACTTGGACCCAGCACGCGTTTAACGACAAGATCGCGAAAGTTCAGGAGGTAGCGAAGGAGGCTTTTGGGCGATTGAAAGGGAGATGGAGCTGTTTGCAGAAGAGAACAGAGGTGAAGCTTATGGATTTGCCGGTTGTTCTTGGGGCATGCTGCGTTTTGCATAATATATGTGAGATGAGAGGAGAAACGATGGAACCGGAGCTGAAAGTGGAGCTTTTTGACGACGAGATGTCGCCGGAAAACCCAGTGAGGTCTGCCAGCTCGATGCAGGCTAGAGATCAGTTTGCTCATAATCTCTTACACCGCAATCATGCGGCCAGTCATGATCTTTATTTTGTAGGGCaatga